A portion of the Rhodococcus sp. 4CII genome contains these proteins:
- a CDS encoding helix-turn-helix transcriptional regulator, which translates to MTDKLTIRWHLRQIMATRGMFQTTDLVPLLAERDIHLSREQVFRLVTKTPQRLNMEILAALCDILNVGPSELIEPIAQPRHESKTGTEEAGPSGIGELRPVRARVRRPGQDRPGPSV; encoded by the coding sequence GTGACCGACAAGTTGACCATCCGCTGGCATTTGCGCCAGATTATGGCGACCCGCGGCATGTTCCAAACCACCGATCTTGTCCCGCTGCTTGCTGAGCGCGACATCCATTTGTCACGCGAGCAGGTCTTCCGGCTGGTCACCAAGACACCGCAGCGGCTGAACATGGAGATCCTGGCGGCACTGTGCGACATCCTCAATGTCGGCCCCAGCGAGCTGATCGAACCGATCGCGCAACCACGGCACGAGAGTAAGACCGGTACCGAGGAGGCGGGGCCGTCGGGCATCGGCGAGCTCCGGCCCGTCCGCGCCCGTGTCCGTCGACCCGGTCAGGATCGTCCGGGGCCGTCTGTCTGA
- the hxlA gene encoding 3-hexulose-6-phosphate synthase: MTKLQVAVDLLTTADALALTNKVAPYVDIIELGTPLIKSAGLSAITAIKAAHPDKEVFADLKTADAGFLEADLAFSAGADLVTVLGAAGDATIKGAVEAGKKHGKKVVADLIGVENRVERAREISKLGVAFVEIHAGLDEQAQPGYSIQTLLDDGKIAGVPFSVAGGVKVDTIAAVRDAGADVAVAGGAIYSAEDPAAAAKALKDALTK, encoded by the coding sequence ATGACGAAGCTGCAGGTTGCAGTCGATCTGCTCACCACTGCCGACGCACTGGCCCTGACCAACAAGGTCGCCCCGTACGTCGACATCATCGAACTCGGCACCCCCCTGATCAAGAGCGCCGGCCTCAGCGCCATCACCGCGATCAAGGCCGCCCACCCGGACAAGGAGGTATTCGCCGACCTCAAGACCGCCGACGCCGGCTTCCTCGAGGCCGACCTGGCCTTCTCCGCCGGAGCAGACCTGGTCACCGTCCTCGGCGCCGCCGGCGACGCCACCATCAAGGGCGCCGTCGAGGCAGGCAAGAAGCACGGCAAGAAGGTCGTCGCCGACCTCATCGGCGTCGAGAACCGTGTCGAGCGCGCCCGCGAGATCTCCAAGCTCGGTGTCGCGTTCGTCGAGATCCACGCCGGACTCGACGAGCAGGCCCAGCCCGGGTACTCCATCCAGACCCTCCTCGACGACGGCAAGATCGCCGGTGTCCCCTTCTCCGTCGCCGGTGGCGTGAAGGTCGACACCATCGCCGCCGTCCGTGACGCAGGCGCCGACGTCGCCGTCGCCGGAGGCGCCATCTACAGCGCCGAGGACCCCGCCGCGGCCGCGAAGGCGCTCAAGGACGCCCTTACCAAGTAG
- the hxlB gene encoding 6-phospho-3-hexuloisomerase has protein sequence MTVTVEQTRTRFSDGRRIVLDENARLLKSVAAEQWDRAGSLITSARAVFVIGNGRSGLAVQMAAMRLMHLGLRVHVAGEVTAPAIGAGDVLIAVSGSGTTASVVGAADTANKVGASVLAVTTASDSPLARRADEVLVLPAADKQDHSAAITAQYAGSLFEQSVLLAFDALFQALWHNVDQTAERLWERHANIG, from the coding sequence ATGACCGTCACCGTCGAGCAGACACGCACACGGTTCAGTGACGGGCGCCGCATCGTGCTCGACGAGAACGCGCGACTGCTCAAATCCGTTGCCGCCGAGCAGTGGGACCGCGCCGGATCCTTGATCACGTCCGCACGCGCGGTGTTCGTCATCGGCAACGGGCGCAGCGGCCTGGCCGTCCAGATGGCCGCGATGCGCCTGATGCACCTCGGCCTGCGCGTCCATGTGGCCGGGGAGGTCACCGCCCCCGCCATCGGCGCCGGAGATGTACTGATCGCCGTCTCCGGATCGGGCACCACCGCCTCGGTGGTCGGCGCGGCCGATACCGCGAACAAGGTGGGTGCCTCGGTACTGGCAGTGACCACGGCCTCGGACTCGCCGCTCGCCCGGCGCGCCGACGAGGTCCTGGTCCTGCCGGCGGCCGACAAGCAGGACCACAGCGCCGCCATCACCGCCCAGTACGCGGGCAGCCTGTTCGAGCAGTCCGTGCTCCTCGCCTTCGACGCACTGTTCCAGGCGCTGTGGCACAACGTCGATCAGACCGCCGAGCGGCTGTGGGAACGCCACGCCAACATCGGCTGA
- a CDS encoding tyrosine-type recombinase/integrase produces MVEGWSLQQRSRLLAASTIGPRARLVRRFAEFTSEYPWRWTPGDVEDFTTSLTSGTDRLAPSTIRGYHLALRMFLDYLTDPRYEWLEQCGNRFGEIPAQVCHEWNTVAHLSDYEGNPERRPMSYDELQAFFDHADDRVDTLARTGRKGALTALRDAQMFKTAYGFGLRRRELARLDLADLRPNPHVKKWGQFGSLHVRYGKSVRGGPPRRRTVLAVPEFDWALEGMRQWVEQGRPKYRARQHPALWVTERVSRVSMRYIDERFAQLRNDVGLPRELTLHCLRHSYVTHLVEFGYPERFVQEQVGHAFAATTAIYTSVSNDFKNRTLASALSRVYSTAGEQP; encoded by the coding sequence ATGGTCGAGGGCTGGTCGCTGCAACAACGGAGCCGGCTGTTGGCCGCGTCGACGATCGGACCGAGGGCTCGGTTGGTGCGGCGGTTTGCCGAGTTCACCAGCGAGTATCCCTGGCGGTGGACGCCCGGCGACGTAGAGGACTTCACGACCTCGCTGACCTCGGGAACGGATCGGCTAGCTCCATCTACGATCCGCGGTTATCACCTGGCTCTGCGTATGTTTCTCGACTACCTCACGGATCCGCGATACGAGTGGTTGGAACAGTGCGGCAACCGGTTCGGTGAGATTCCGGCGCAGGTCTGCCACGAATGGAACACCGTCGCGCATTTGAGTGACTACGAAGGAAATCCGGAACGCAGACCGATGAGCTACGACGAGCTGCAGGCCTTCTTCGATCACGCCGACGACCGGGTCGACACGCTCGCCCGGACGGGCCGTAAGGGTGCTTTGACAGCGCTTCGGGATGCGCAGATGTTCAAGACTGCCTACGGTTTCGGGCTACGGCGCCGCGAGCTCGCGAGGCTCGACTTGGCCGACTTGCGGCCGAACCCCCACGTCAAGAAGTGGGGCCAATTCGGGTCACTTCATGTGCGGTACGGCAAGTCCGTCAGGGGCGGGCCACCACGGCGGCGGACGGTGCTTGCCGTGCCGGAGTTCGACTGGGCGTTGGAAGGGATGCGCCAGTGGGTCGAGCAGGGTAGGCCAAAGTACCGAGCGCGGCAGCATCCGGCGCTGTGGGTGACCGAGCGGGTCAGCCGTGTCTCGATGCGTTACATCGATGAGCGATTTGCGCAGTTACGCAATGACGTTGGGTTGCCGCGAGAACTGACGTTGCACTGTCTTCGGCACTCGTATGTCACGCATCTGGTCGAGTTCGGCTATCCCGAAAGGTTCGTGCAGGAGCAGGTCGGTCATGCGTTTGCCGCCACGACCGCGATCTACACCTCGGTCAGCAACGACTTCAAGAACCGCACCCTGGCGTCAGCGCTGAGCAGGGTGTACTCCACGGCAGGAGAGCAACCGTGA
- the pgi gene encoding glucose-6-phosphate isomerase — MTTSTQPDVTRSPEWQKLQAHHADVADLHLRELFDTDPDRGRDFTVTAGDLYIDYSMHRIDRTTLGLLTDLARATGLEEHRDRMLRGDRVNITENRAVLHTALRLPADAALTVDGRDVVADVHRVLDRMGEFTDRIRSGQWRGATGERITTVVNIGIGGSDLGPRMVYRALRHYTDAGISVQFVSNVDPTDLVATLTDLDPATTLFVVSSKTFTTIETLTNATAARRWLTTALGADAVARHFVAVSTNAAKVAEFGIDPDNMFEFWDWVGGRYSVGSAIGLSVMAAIGRDAFAQFLAGMHTMDRHFAETPVEVNAPVLLGLLGVWYSNFFGAETRAVLPYSNDLNRFPAYLQQLTMESNGKTVQLNGAAVDTATGSIWWGEPGTNGQHAFYQLLHQGTRLIPVDFLGFAEPTEDLPTIAGWGGMHDSLISNLLAQRRVLAFGRTTDEITADGVPDSLIPHKVMPGNRPSTTVLAPKLTPSILGQLIALYEHQTFVEGAVCGINSFDQWGVELGKAQAVELQTIVSAKEGSPDFVDLDSSTVSLARWFRMARDDRL; from the coding sequence GTGACGACCTCGACCCAACCTGACGTCACCCGTTCTCCGGAGTGGCAGAAGCTCCAAGCCCATCACGCCGACGTGGCCGACCTGCACCTGCGGGAGCTGTTCGACACCGACCCCGATCGTGGCCGCGATTTCACCGTCACCGCCGGTGACCTCTACATCGACTACAGCATGCACCGCATCGACCGAACCACCCTCGGGTTGCTGACCGACCTCGCCCGCGCAACGGGCCTGGAAGAACACCGCGACCGCATGCTGCGTGGAGACCGCGTCAACATCACCGAGAACCGGGCGGTCCTGCACACCGCGCTGCGCCTACCCGCCGATGCCGCGCTCACGGTGGATGGGCGCGACGTCGTCGCCGACGTGCACCGGGTGCTCGACCGGATGGGAGAGTTCACCGACCGCATTCGCAGCGGCCAGTGGCGCGGGGCCACCGGTGAACGCATCACCACGGTCGTGAACATCGGCATCGGCGGCTCCGACCTCGGGCCGCGCATGGTGTACCGGGCACTGCGTCACTACACCGACGCCGGCATCAGTGTCCAGTTCGTCTCGAACGTCGACCCCACCGACCTCGTCGCCACCCTCACCGATCTCGACCCGGCGACCACGCTGTTCGTCGTGTCGTCGAAAACGTTCACCACCATCGAAACCCTCACCAACGCCACCGCCGCCCGGCGGTGGCTGACCACCGCACTCGGTGCCGATGCGGTCGCCCGGCACTTCGTCGCCGTATCCACCAACGCCGCGAAGGTCGCGGAATTCGGCATCGACCCCGACAACATGTTCGAGTTCTGGGACTGGGTCGGCGGCCGCTACTCCGTCGGCTCCGCGATCGGGCTGTCGGTGATGGCCGCGATCGGAAGGGACGCATTCGCCCAGTTCCTCGCCGGGATGCACACCATGGACCGGCATTTCGCCGAGACCCCGGTGGAGGTGAACGCCCCGGTGCTGCTCGGGCTCCTCGGCGTCTGGTACTCGAATTTCTTCGGCGCCGAAACCCGTGCGGTGCTGCCGTACTCGAATGACCTCAACCGTTTTCCGGCCTATCTGCAGCAGCTGACCATGGAGTCCAACGGCAAGACCGTGCAGCTGAACGGGGCTGCGGTCGATACCGCGACCGGTTCCATCTGGTGGGGCGAACCGGGCACCAACGGGCAACATGCGTTCTACCAGTTGCTCCACCAGGGCACCCGGCTCATACCGGTAGATTTTCTCGGCTTCGCCGAACCCACCGAGGACCTGCCCACGATCGCCGGCTGGGGCGGCATGCACGACAGCCTGATCAGCAACCTTCTCGCGCAGCGGCGGGTCCTCGCGTTCGGCCGCACCACCGACGAGATCACCGCTGATGGTGTCCCCGACTCTTTGATTCCGCACAAGGTGATGCCCGGGAACCGGCCGTCGACGACCGTCCTGGCGCCCAAGCTCACTCCCTCGATCCTCGGGCAACTGATCGCCCTGTACGAGCACCAAACCTTCGTCGAAGGCGCAGTGTGCGGCATCAACTCATTCGACCAGTGGGGTGTTGAGCTCGGCAAGGCTCAGGCTGTGGAGTTGCAGACCATCGTGAGCGCGAAGGAAGGGTCGCCGGACTTCGTAGACTTGGACAGCTCGACGGTGTCTCTTGCCCGTTGGTTCAGAATGGCGCGTGACGACCGCCTGTGA
- a CDS encoding LuxR C-terminal-related transcriptional regulator, which yields MEDSVRLQVDAWVEMRTVITGPLPDIAARFSRFLGPLWPHDALVIFTRECTGRPRKVAGNREIVDRVTIDELDEIKQSLEPGGVVAGIRSLGGGRRPIWAVRDSGDTLLVLVPRPSQAGAPEHDEVAAMFGIVATSIQHQVAQASPDYLAESRAASSERARTIAELTEVHEATLSSVLGTLRSNDLDDRRSRITASETASAALIALRSAGAADRALSEEAVTTAFARLQGELRPLLRHREVEVEYVDPPADGRPLPGEVAHAARAMVRAIVLAFGAQPVLPRLRIAWDCDGDNVLIEVRDQGPGAIDRNALTRQLSGRLHTLRGRIDIESIAGWGSRVTLTIPLDPPAARPDEHLLSTLNPRELEVLAHLAVGKRNRAIAEELGISQSTIKFHVASVLKKLDVANRGEASAIGIRAGIVSGEAHPAPGRG from the coding sequence GTGGAGGACTCGGTTCGGTTGCAGGTTGACGCCTGGGTGGAGATGCGGACGGTGATCACGGGACCGCTCCCGGACATCGCGGCCCGCTTCTCCCGGTTCCTGGGCCCGTTGTGGCCACACGACGCCCTGGTGATCTTCACCCGCGAATGCACCGGACGCCCCCGAAAGGTCGCCGGAAACCGGGAGATAGTCGACCGGGTGACCATCGACGAACTCGACGAGATCAAACAATCCCTCGAACCCGGCGGCGTCGTCGCCGGAATCCGGTCGCTGGGAGGTGGACGCCGCCCCATCTGGGCGGTCCGCGACTCCGGCGACACGCTGCTCGTCCTGGTCCCGCGACCATCGCAGGCAGGCGCACCCGAGCACGATGAGGTCGCGGCGATGTTCGGAATCGTCGCGACCTCCATCCAGCACCAGGTGGCACAGGCCAGCCCCGACTATCTCGCCGAGTCACGGGCCGCGTCGAGTGAACGCGCACGCACCATCGCCGAACTGACGGAGGTGCACGAGGCGACCCTGTCGTCGGTCCTCGGAACCCTCCGATCGAACGACCTCGACGACCGGCGATCGCGCATCACCGCCAGCGAGACCGCATCGGCCGCACTGATCGCCCTGCGATCGGCGGGTGCCGCCGATCGTGCCCTGTCCGAGGAGGCGGTCACCACGGCATTCGCCAGGTTGCAGGGCGAACTACGACCTCTCTTGCGGCATCGGGAGGTCGAAGTCGAGTATGTCGACCCGCCGGCCGACGGCCGTCCGCTTCCCGGTGAGGTGGCGCATGCGGCACGCGCGATGGTCCGCGCCATCGTGCTGGCATTCGGCGCACAACCGGTGCTGCCCCGGCTACGGATCGCGTGGGACTGCGACGGTGACAACGTCCTGATCGAGGTCCGTGACCAGGGGCCCGGCGCCATCGACCGCAACGCGCTGACTCGGCAACTGTCCGGACGCCTGCACACGTTGCGCGGCCGGATCGACATCGAATCCATCGCCGGGTGGGGGAGTCGGGTGACGCTGACCATCCCGTTGGATCCGCCCGCCGCCCGTCCCGACGAGCACCTGCTGTCCACCCTGAACCCCCGCGAGCTCGAAGTCCTTGCGCACCTCGCGGTGGGCAAACGCAATCGCGCCATCGCCGAGGAACTCGGGATCAGCCAGAGCACGATCAAGTTTCACGTCGCGAGCGTGCTCAAGAAACTCGACGTCGCCAACCGTGGGGAAGCCAGCGCGATCGGGATCCGGGCAGGGATTGTCTCCGGCGAGGCGCATCCAGCGCCCGGCCGAGGTTAA
- a CDS encoding sensor histidine kinase KdpD → MSRTTAAVVGCRRTHEKRPTLGIAGWPLRWKMAVVLTVPLLVAAGLGALRVQEGLEAAAHFTTVVDRVQMLPLLVDLDGDAAVVMGTLAQRAITASMIDNLDASIGEVERANTSARLDDSTASHLATALSGARALSAQAKQGGPPSTGALTEQLASIRSGLSSVVTAITTPIADPELVVETGRLEDLWAAQKLISAEGLSVVASTAILTGEPDATLESVSANFLANLRTESALLDQVAQRYPPGDPTIETLRKGVSDRTTLLQNATRRESVDQALTGLKYSLFASVDDYSNAVATASAGLRDVVGAKSDAVRGSAWRDMAVVTTLLLAAILLAVAVARSLLEPLRRLRRDALQVAHTDLPTAVGRVKAGAAASTLEVDPIDVHTQEEIGQLARAIDDIHSQALLLAGEQAQLRLQMNNVFETLARRSRSLIDLQLEMIEQLEFEERDPKRLDNLFRLDHLATRMRRNGDNLLILAGSDNRRSRPAPILLGDAVRASISEVEDYQRVQVGPIPPVTLTGTAGRDLVHILAELLDNSLHFSPPDTAVMTTCARTIDGGVVIEIVDRGIGMSATDLHEVNDRVAAAA, encoded by the coding sequence ATGAGTCGCACAACCGCCGCGGTTGTCGGCTGCCGTCGGACTCACGAGAAGCGGCCGACATTAGGTATCGCAGGCTGGCCGCTGCGCTGGAAGATGGCGGTCGTGTTGACCGTTCCCCTCCTGGTCGCGGCGGGGCTCGGTGCTCTCCGTGTACAGGAAGGCCTCGAGGCGGCCGCCCACTTCACGACGGTCGTCGACCGGGTCCAGATGCTCCCCCTGCTCGTCGACTTGGACGGGGACGCGGCCGTTGTGATGGGAACACTGGCGCAACGCGCGATCACGGCGTCGATGATCGACAACCTTGACGCATCGATCGGGGAAGTGGAACGGGCGAATACGTCGGCCAGGCTCGACGACAGCACGGCGTCGCATCTTGCGACCGCCCTCTCCGGTGCGCGAGCGTTGAGTGCACAGGCCAAGCAGGGAGGACCCCCGTCGACGGGGGCACTCACCGAACAACTCGCGTCCATTCGCTCCGGTCTGTCGAGCGTGGTGACCGCGATCACCACGCCGATCGCCGACCCCGAATTGGTCGTCGAGACCGGGCGTCTCGAGGATCTGTGGGCGGCCCAGAAGCTGATCTCAGCTGAAGGCCTGTCGGTCGTCGCATCGACAGCAATTCTCACCGGCGAACCCGATGCGACCCTCGAATCCGTGAGCGCCAATTTTCTGGCCAACCTGCGCACCGAGTCCGCGTTGCTCGACCAGGTCGCGCAACGCTATCCTCCCGGTGACCCGACCATCGAGACTCTCAGGAAAGGCGTGAGTGACCGAACTACGTTGCTGCAGAACGCTACTCGCCGTGAGAGCGTCGATCAGGCACTGACCGGTCTCAAGTATTCGCTGTTCGCCAGCGTCGATGACTACTCCAACGCCGTCGCTACCGCGTCCGCCGGTTTGCGGGATGTGGTCGGGGCCAAGTCGGACGCGGTGCGGGGCAGCGCGTGGCGGGACATGGCGGTGGTCACGACGTTGTTGCTCGCCGCGATTCTGCTCGCCGTGGCAGTCGCGCGATCCCTGCTCGAGCCACTACGCAGACTTCGCCGCGATGCCCTGCAGGTGGCGCACACAGACCTGCCGACGGCGGTCGGACGAGTCAAAGCCGGTGCGGCCGCGTCCACGTTGGAAGTCGACCCCATCGACGTGCACACCCAGGAAGAGATCGGCCAGCTTGCTCGCGCCATCGATGACATCCACAGCCAGGCCCTGCTCCTTGCCGGCGAGCAGGCACAGCTGCGGCTGCAGATGAACAACGTCTTCGAAACGCTTGCACGGCGCAGCAGGTCACTGATCGATCTGCAGCTGGAGATGATCGAGCAACTCGAGTTCGAAGAGCGCGACCCCAAGCGGCTCGACAATCTGTTCCGGCTCGACCACCTCGCCACCCGGATGCGCCGCAACGGCGACAACCTGCTGATCCTGGCGGGCAGCGATAACCGGCGCAGCCGCCCGGCACCAATACTGCTGGGCGACGCCGTGCGTGCGTCTATTTCCGAGGTGGAGGACTATCAGCGCGTTCAGGTCGGCCCGATACCACCGGTGACATTGACCGGCACGGCGGGAAGGGATCTCGTGCATATCCTGGCCGAGTTGTTAGACAATTCGCTGCACTTCTCGCCGCCGGACACTGCGGTGATGACGACCTGCGCGCGCACCATCGACGGCGGTGTCGTGATCGAGATCGTGGACCGCGGAATTGGCATGTCCGCAACCGACCTGCACGAAGTCAACGACCGCGTCGCCGCGGCGGCCTAG
- the zwf gene encoding glucose-6-phosphate dehydrogenase: protein MTVSEVQERNPLAGGPGGVVGAELTDYTTLVAEPASMVIFGITGDLSRKKLIPAIYDLAHSGQLPPDFDLVGFARDSTDADTRLREAVIAHARTPFDPVVWAELAERIHLVQGSFDDTAAFARLSARLAELDVRRGKPGNYVFYLSIPPLAFATVCDQLAITGLNRNAHGWRRVVVEKPFGHDLASSQALGVALERVFPPSSIYRIDHYLGKETVQNILALRFANGMFEPLWNNRHIDHVQITMAESVGVTGRAGYYDGVGAARDVIQNHLLQLLALIAMEEPVGFDADSIAAEKIKVLSAAELLGPLAETSARGQYGAGVENGVPVPGLADETGFPADSATETFAALTVGIATRRWAGVPFFIRTGKRLARRTTEIAVTFTPPAHGSPAARAAAVSNVLVFRVQPDDGIELHIGAKRPGGGMHIQPVSLGMDFRSVFDPAPEAYERLICDVLRGDATLFPRREEVEWSWRVIDPLLEHWAATGRPDTYPSGASGPESAEQILSRTGRTWRPL, encoded by the coding sequence GTGACCGTGTCTGAAGTGCAGGAGCGGAATCCGCTGGCAGGCGGACCTGGCGGTGTAGTCGGCGCCGAGTTGACCGACTACACCACGCTGGTCGCCGAGCCGGCATCGATGGTGATCTTCGGGATCACCGGTGATCTCTCGCGCAAGAAACTGATCCCGGCGATTTACGATCTCGCGCACAGTGGTCAACTGCCGCCGGACTTCGATCTCGTCGGCTTCGCCCGCGACAGCACCGACGCCGACACTCGGCTGCGCGAGGCGGTGATCGCGCACGCGCGCACCCCCTTCGACCCGGTGGTGTGGGCGGAGCTCGCCGAGCGGATCCACCTCGTGCAGGGGTCGTTCGACGACACGGCCGCGTTCGCCCGGCTTTCCGCGCGGCTGGCCGAGCTCGACGTCCGCCGCGGCAAACCGGGCAACTACGTCTTCTACCTGTCCATCCCGCCCTTGGCATTCGCCACGGTCTGCGACCAGCTCGCGATCACCGGCCTGAACCGGAATGCGCACGGGTGGCGCCGGGTGGTGGTGGAGAAGCCGTTCGGGCACGATCTCGCCAGCTCCCAGGCCCTCGGTGTCGCGCTGGAACGAGTGTTTCCGCCGTCCTCGATCTACCGCATCGATCACTACCTGGGGAAGGAGACGGTGCAGAACATCCTCGCGCTGCGGTTCGCGAACGGAATGTTCGAGCCACTGTGGAACAACCGGCATATCGACCACGTGCAGATCACCATGGCCGAGAGCGTCGGCGTGACCGGACGCGCCGGGTACTACGACGGCGTCGGCGCCGCCCGCGACGTCATCCAGAATCACCTGCTGCAACTATTGGCGTTGATCGCGATGGAAGAACCCGTCGGATTCGACGCCGACAGCATCGCCGCCGAGAAGATCAAGGTCCTCTCCGCCGCCGAACTCCTCGGACCGCTCGCGGAGACATCGGCCCGCGGCCAATACGGTGCCGGAGTAGAGAACGGTGTTCCCGTACCAGGATTGGCCGACGAGACAGGATTCCCCGCCGACTCGGCCACCGAGACCTTCGCGGCCCTGACAGTCGGCATCGCGACCCGCCGGTGGGCCGGCGTGCCGTTCTTCATCCGCACCGGCAAACGCCTCGCACGGCGCACCACCGAGATCGCGGTAACGTTCACACCCCCCGCCCACGGCTCACCCGCTGCCCGAGCCGCGGCGGTCTCGAACGTGCTCGTCTTCCGGGTCCAGCCGGACGACGGAATCGAACTGCACATCGGCGCCAAACGTCCCGGCGGCGGCATGCACATTCAGCCGGTCAGCCTCGGGATGGACTTCCGGTCGGTGTTCGACCCGGCGCCGGAGGCCTACGAGCGGCTGATCTGTGACGTGCTCCGCGGGGACGCCACCCTATTCCCTCGCCGTGAGGAGGTCGAATGGTCCTGGCGGGTCATCGATCCTCTCCTCGAGCACTGGGCAGCCACCGGTCGCCCGGACACCTATCCGTCCGGCGCGTCCGGCCCGGAATCTGCGGAACAGATCCTCAGCCGGACCGGCCGGACGTGGCGCCCGCTCTGA
- the gnd gene encoding phosphogluconate dehydrogenase (NAD(+)-dependent, decarboxylating), translating to MKLGLVGLGKMGLNMRERLRERGLEAIGYDPHAADTDADSLEALVEALPTPRAVWVMVPAGAPTRQVIGQLSRLLAPGDLVVDGGNSRFTDDKVNADILAEHGIRYLDCGVSGGVWGRQNGYALMAGGDAADIDRLMPVFDALRPDGDREDSFVHAGPVGAGHYAKMVHNGIEYGLMQAYAEGYELLAAEDSIVDVPAVLRAWSKGTVVRSWLLDLLVQALSEDPGLAGISGYTEDSGEGRWTVEEAIAHAVPAPVISAALFARFASRQDDSPAMKAVSALRNQFGGHAVRPAETAGVA from the coding sequence ATGAAACTGGGACTGGTCGGTTTGGGCAAAATGGGGCTGAACATGCGCGAACGGCTGCGTGAACGCGGACTCGAGGCGATCGGATACGACCCTCACGCCGCCGACACCGATGCCGACAGCCTCGAAGCGTTGGTCGAGGCGCTGCCCACCCCACGGGCGGTGTGGGTGATGGTGCCCGCCGGAGCCCCGACCCGTCAGGTGATCGGGCAGCTTTCGCGGCTGCTCGCACCCGGTGACCTCGTCGTGGACGGCGGCAACTCCCGATTCACCGACGACAAAGTGAACGCGGACATCCTCGCCGAACACGGCATCCGCTACCTCGACTGCGGCGTCTCCGGCGGCGTGTGGGGACGGCAGAACGGCTACGCGCTGATGGCCGGCGGCGACGCCGCCGACATCGACCGGCTGATGCCGGTCTTCGACGCGCTGCGGCCGGACGGTGACCGTGAGGACTCCTTCGTCCACGCCGGCCCGGTCGGCGCCGGACACTACGCGAAGATGGTGCACAACGGCATCGAGTACGGGTTGATGCAGGCCTACGCCGAGGGCTACGAGCTGCTCGCCGCCGAGGACTCCATCGTCGACGTGCCCGCGGTCCTGCGTGCCTGGTCGAAGGGCACCGTGGTGCGGTCCTGGTTGCTCGACCTGTTGGTGCAGGCCCTGTCCGAGGATCCCGGCCTGGCCGGAATCTCCGGCTACACCGAAGATTCCGGCGAAGGGCGGTGGACGGTCGAAGAAGCCATCGCCCACGCCGTCCCCGCACCGGTGATCTCCGCCGCACTGTTCGCCCGGTTCGCCTCCCGCCAAGACGACTCCCCGGCCATGAAAGCGGTGTCGGCGCTGCGTAATCAGTTCGGCGGGCACGCCGTCCGACCGGCCGAGACCGCCGGGGTCGCCTGA